CGCGGTCTACATCGTGGCCGACGGGTTCCAGGCGAACAGCGGCACCTACACGCTCACCGCGACGCACACGCGTGCGCCCGCCGAACTGCCCGGACTCACGGTGCCCGGAGGTGCCTCGGCACTCGCCACGAGCCCTGATGGTTCACTGCTCTACGTGGCCACGGAAGGCACCGACACCCTGCGCGTCGTCAGCGCGTCTTCTCTGGTCACGCTGCAGACGTTCACGGGAGCCGGCGTCGGGCTCGACGGCGTCAGCGCCATCGCGACGAGCGCGGACGACCGCTTCGTCTACGTGACCGGCCGGGCAGGCAATTCGGTGTCGGTGTTCTCGCGCCTGGGATCCACACTCACCTGGTTGCAGACGCTCGTGAACGGCGAGGACGGCGTGCGCGGCACCGTCGGCGCATCCGACGTGATGATCACCCCCGACGCCCGCTACGTTCTCGTGACGGGCCGTGAAAGCAACGCGATCGCCGTGTTCGAGCGCGATGCGTCCATCGGACTGATGAGCTTCGTGCAGGTCGTCCGCAACGGTGTCGGCGGCACGGCCGGTCTCGTCGCCCCGACGGGTCTGGCCACCAGCCCGACCGGCGCGAAGATCTACACGTCCACGCTCGGAGCCACCGGCTTGCCAGGAGGAATCGCCTCCTTCGACGACGTCGTGCTGGGGCTGCCGGTGCCGGAACCGGTGATCAACGTGACGACGTTCGACGGGATCGAGACCCTCGGCGTGCAGACGGCCGACGGCGACGACACGATCGTGCTCGAGCAGGCGCCTGGCGCCGGGACGATGAACATCCTGACGACCGGCGGGAACGATCTCGTGGTCGTGCAGGATCTCGCGCCGGTCACCGGCGTGCTGCTGGGCGCGGGAACCGACGAGGCGCAACTGCGCTCCACACGCGCAAGTACGCAACTTGTCGTCCAGGGTGAAGCAGGTTCGGATCTCATCGAACTGGATCGCAGCGGCGCGGGTGCCCGCATCGAGGTCTTCGGGGGAGCGGATCGGGACACGGTCCGGGTCGCTGGGGCCGGCCTGCCGCTGGATGCCACCACGATCCTTCACGGTACCGACACGGATCCGCTGCCTTACGATCAGCTCGTCTTCGATCCGGGCAGTGCCGATCCGGCGGCGAACAACTTCGATCCGCTGAATCCGAGTCCGGTGGCGGGCACGATCCGGTCCGGCATCCGGTCAGGCACCACGTTCACCCCGACCGGCGGGCTGGTGCAGTACGACACCTTCGAAGGCGTCCAGATCATCACCGCGCCCGTGATCACGATCACTCCGCCGGCGGCGTTCGCGGAAGGCGGTTCCCTGCGGCTGCAGGCTTCCGTCAATCCGCTCGGGACGACCAATTCGCTGGCCGAACCGTTGTCGTGGGATGTGAACGGCGACGGCGCCTTCGGCGATGCATACGGCACCGACGTGACGCTTTCGTGGTCCCAGCTCGCGGACCTCGGCATCGACGACAACGGCGTCTATCAGATCGCCGCACGCGCCACCAATGGTGATGGCTACTCCGCGGAAGCCTTCGGCAGCTTCACGATGACCAACACGCTGCCGGTCGTGACAGTGGGTGGTGCGAGCATCGTGCCGGCCGGCACGCCGCTCTCCATTTCGTACAGTGCGACCGATCCGGGCGACGACCGCATCCAGGAGTGGCGCGTCAACTGGGGGGACGGGACGCCGGTGCAGAGCTACGGTGCGGATGTCGTGACCGCGCAACACGTGTATGTCACGCCGGGCACCTACAACATCGTGGTCGGGGGCGTCGACGAAGACACGGTTCCGAACGCGGTGAACTCCGCACCCAAGCCGGTGACCGTCACGGGCGAACCGGCCCTGATCTCCACGGGCTTGCCCTACGTCATTCGTGAAGGCGAGACGCTCGTGCTCACTGCCAGCGCGCCGGGGGCCGTCAATGCGTTCGGATGGGACTTGAACGGCGATGGCGCGGCCGACTTGCAGGCAGGCGGCGGGTCCGGCAGCGCCACTGTCGCCGTGCCATGGTCGACGCTGTCCGGCTACAACATCCGCGACAACGGGGTCTTCCCGGTCACCACCCTGGTGCTCTACAGCAGCGGCGCCGTCGTCGTTGCGCCTGCCACGACGTTGACGGTGCTCAACTCCGCGCCGACAGCCACCTTCGCTGCAGGTGGCCCCATCTCGGAAGGCGGAACAGCCAGTGTCCAGTTCTCGGGCGCCGCCGATCCCTCGTCGGCAGACGTGGCAGCGGGCTTCCGCTACAGCGTCGACTTCAACAATGACGGCGACTACGATGACGCCACCGATGTGCGCGATCAGACGGAGGCATCGTTCGTCATTCACGCTGCGCTTCGCGCCGACAACGTCACGTATATCTTCCGTGGGCGGATCGCGGACAAGGACGGCGGAGCGACCGAATACCTGACGTCGTTCGTCGTGAACGAAGTGGGGCCCGTGCTGAACATCTCGGGTGCGGATTCCGTGAACGAGGGCGCGCAGTACCAGCTCGATCTTTCTGCCAGCGATCCGGGCACCGACACGATCGTCCGGTGGATCGTCGACTGGACCGACGGGGTGGTCGAGACGTTCGACGGTCCGGTACAGTCGGTGTCGCACGCGTTCGCGGACGACGGTCTGCGCAACATTCTCGTGACCGCCGTGGACGAGGACGGTGAGTATCACGGCGCGAAGTCGGTGCTCGTCCACAACGTGGCACCGCAGCTTCAGGCCGTGATGCAGAGCCGGGTGGACGAAGGCGATGTTGCACGGTTGTCCGGCACCATCGCCGATCCGGGCCGGCTCGACAGCTTCACGCTGACCGTGGATTGGGGCGAGGGAGCCCCGGAAGTGATCGCGTTGAGCGCGGGGGCCACGGTGTTCGAAGTGGTGCATCGCTATCAGGACGACCGGCCCGGCGGGACTGCATTCGACGCCTATCCGATCGCCATCTCCCTGCTCGATGACGATGGCGGCTCCGCCGCGACCACGGCGGCCGTGGTCGTCGACAACGTGGCCCCCGCGATCACTGGTCTGGCGACGTCCGCCGGCTCGGTCGCGGAAGGCGATTCGGTGACGATCTCCGGCCGCATCGACGACCCGGGCGTCCTGGACGAGCACACGGTACAGATCGACTGGGGCGACGGGTCGGTCGTGTCCGCGTCGGTGGATGCCGTGACTCGTACCTTCGCGGCCGAGCACCGCTATGTCGACGACGATCCCACGGCGACACCGTCGGACCTCTATGCGATCACGGCCACGATCGCCGACGACGATCTCGGCAGCGGCACAGCATCCACTCAGGTGACCGTCGAGAACCGTGCTCCCGGTCTCACCGGGTTGCAGGTGGACGAGATCCGTACGGCCCTGACATCGTCGGCGACGCTCAGCGGGCGCCTTTCCGATGTGGGCATCTCGGATACGCACGTGGTGACCGTGGAGTGGGGCGATGGAACCTCCAGCCAGGCCACCGTGGACGCCATCGCGCGCACCTTCACCGCCCAGCACGAATACCGCATCGACGTGGTGCCGGGGTACCGCATCCTCGTCAGCGCCACCGACGACGACACCGGAGGTACATCGAGCTACATCGACACCATCGGATACCAGGCCAACCGGGCGCCGATCGCGCGCGACGACGCCGCCTCCGTCGTGAGGGGTTCGTTCATCGACATCGACCTCCTCACGAACGACAGCGATCCCGACGCAGATCCGTTGTCGACCCTGTTGACGACCGTGTCCACCCACGGGGTGCTTCGCCATCTTGGCTCGGGCGTGTATCGATACACGTCCGCGTCGGGATTCACGGGAACGGACTCCTTCACCTACCGCGTGAGCGACGGCAAGGCAGGTTCCAACGTCGCGACCGTGACCGTCTCCGTTCTGGACACGAATGTTGCCCCCGTGGCGGTCGGTGACGTCGTGACGACTGCGGAAGACACGCCCCTGACGTTCGATCCAAGGGCGAACGATACGGACACGGATCTGGATCCGCTGACCATCGCCGGGATGACGCCCGCGTCGCACGGCATCGTGAGCCTGAATGCCGACGGCTCCGTGACCTACACGCCCGATCAGGACTTCAACGGCACGGACTCGTTCACGTACATCGTGAGTGATGGCCGCGACACCTCGGACGTGGCCACGGTCACTGTCATCGTGACGCCGCAACCTGACGTTCCCACGGTGCCGAACCAGCAGATCACGGTGCCGGAAGACCATTTCACCAGGATCGATCTGGTGACCGGAGCGACGGATCCGGACGGCGATCCGCTCACTCCGATAATTGGCACGCCACCGGTCAACGGGACGCTGACGCAGAATCCGGACGGGACGTTCACGTACACACCGAAGCCGAACTTCAACGGCACCGACACCTTCACCTTCACGGTGACGGACGGAACGAACACTTCGACGCCGGCGACGGTGACGATCCTCGTGACGCCGCAGCCGGATCTGCCGACCGTGCCGAACCAGCAGATCACGGTGCCGGAAGACCATTTCACCAGGATCGATCTGGTGACCGGAGCGACGGATCCGGACGGCGATCCGCTCACGCGGGCACCCGATGATTGGCACGCCACCGGTCAACGGGACGCTGACGCAGAATCCGGACGGGACGTTCACGTACACACCGAAGCCGGACTTCAACGGCACCGACACCTTCACCTTCGTGGTGACGGACGGAACGAACACTTCGACGCCGGCGACGGTGACGATCCTTGTGACGCCGCAGCCGGATCTGCCGACCGTGCCGAACCAGCAGATCACGGTGCCGGAAGACCATTTCACCAGGATCGATCTGGTGACCGGAGCGACGGATCCGGACGGCGATCCGCTCACGCCGGTGATCGGCACGCCGCCGGTCAACGGCACGCTGACGCAGAACCCGGACGGGACGTTCACGTACACGCCGAAGCCGGACTTCAACGGCACCGACACCTTCACCTTCACGGTGACGGATGGGACGAACACCTCGACGCCCGCGACGGTGACCATCGTCGTGACACCCCAGCCAGATCGCCCCATCGTCACGACGGAAACGGCCTCGTTGCGTGCAGTGGCGGACGAGGGCGAACTGGTCATCATGCAGTTCGACATGTTCGATCCTGACGGCGAGCTGCTCCAGTTGAGCCTTTCCGGCGCGCCGTCCGGCGCGACGGTGCTGGCGTTGAGCGCGACACGCGGCGAAGTCCGCTGGACGGCTTCGGACGGAGAGGCGACCTACCCGTTCGAGATCGTGGTGAGCGACGGCACTTCGGAAGTGAGGACGGAAGCGGCGGTGCTGGTGCACAACGTGGCGCCGGTGCTGACGGCCACCGGCGCGGCGACGGCGCTGTCGAATCAGCCGTACGTGCTGAGTCTGGGATCGTTCGACCCCGGTGAGGACACCCTGCAGACCTGGGTGGTCGACTGGGGCGACGGCAGTGCGCTGGAGACGGTGGCGGGCAATACCCCGAGCTTGACTCACGTGTTCCGCGAGCCTGGCAAGACCCACCGCATCCAGGCCGGTGCGATCGACGAGGATGGCGCGTGGAGTGCGGCGCCGCTGGACGTGCAGGTGATCAACCCGAGGCTGTACGTCACCCAGTGGAACGCCACCGAAAGCGGGGTGAACGTGCGCTTCAGCCGCAGCGTCGACGCCAGCGTGCTGAACCTGTACGAAAGCGCGCTGGACCCGCAAGGCGGAACGGATCTGGTCCTGGTCGGACCGGACGGAAAGCCGGTGCGGGGCAACCTCATTCTGGATGCCGACCGGCAAGGCTTCAGCTTTGTCGCCACCGGCGGGGGGCTGGCGGCGGGCCGCTACGAATTGACCCTGTCGGCGCGGACCAATGCCTTCGTCGACAGCGACGGGATCGGCCTGGACGGCAACAAGGACACCATCGGTGGCGACGACTTCCGGGCCAGTTTCACGATCGCCCCCATCGCCAAGCCCACCCTGAGCATCGCCGACTTCGTCATCGGGCCCAAACAGGTCGCCGACGTACCCGCGACCAGTCGCGGCATCCCGCTGACGCTGACCAGCGAAGTGGCGGTGAGCGAGCTCAGCTTCGGTCTCAAGCTCGACCCGGCGCTGCTGGAGATCATCGGCATCGAAGGCGGAGCGGACTTGCCTGCGGGAAGCCAGATCCGCATCACCGGAGCGGGCGGCAGCTATGGCATCACCGTCACACTGTCCGGACCGCTGGCAGCCGGAACGCATGAAGTGCTGCGGCTGCTGGGTTCCGTACCTGCCACGGCGCCCTATCGTGCCGCCCAGGTGCTGGACCTGCACAGCGTCCGCGTCAATGGACAGAGTGCCAGGGCCGACGACGGCGTGCACATCGCCGCCTATCTGGGCGACACCACGGGAGATGCCCGCTATACCAGCCTGGACGGCCAGCGGATCAACCGCTACGTCGGCGGACTGGACGGAGGCTTCGGTGCATACAAGACGCTCGATCCGGTGCTCGTCGGCGACGTGGACCGGAACGGTGTGCTCGATGCCGCCGATACCCTCATCGTCAGCCGTGAATCGCAGTACCTGCTGAGCGGCAACGTCAATCTCGATCAGAAGCAGATCGCCCCGATTCCGGCGACGCAGCAGAGCGCGACGCTGGGAACGGACAGCGTGGGGGTGAGCGCTCCGGTGGCTGCCACGGCGAGCCGGACTGCCATCAAGACGGTGGTGCCAGCGGCCCCGGCGAGCCCGGCCACGAACTGGCTCGATCAGGCGATGCGGACATTGAATGCCATGAGGGCGCCGAGCCTGCCAGTGGAGGATGTGGAGATGAGATTCCTGAGCGGCGAGCGGACGTGGGAGAACCTCAACGTTCCGGTGCCGGACACGAGCTGGAAGGTGACGCTGCCCAGGCTCACGAGCGGGGTGGTGCTGAGCGAGGCGGCGCTGCCTGCCGGATTGACGCAGGACACACTGGCCGCACTGAAGTACCTGGCGAAGCGGAAGGGGCGGTAAGCATGGGCCCCTACTTCGGTCCCTGGGCCCTAGACCCTAGACCCCAGACCCTGGACCCTAGACCCTGGACCCTAGACCCTGGACCCTGGTCCCTGGTCCCTGGTCCCGAGGTGAAATCAGGCCGCCTCTGGCGGCCGTAGACACCTTGCCGCGGCCACAAGGCCGCGCCGGCACCCCTAGGGTCCAGGGTCTGGGGACCAGGGTCTGGGGTTGGGGGCCCGTCAGCTTGCCGCGGTGGTGAGGTGAGCGAGCTG
This region of Betaproteobacteria bacterium genomic DNA includes:
- a CDS encoding tandem-95 repeat protein, encoding MELGSATVNVDGGLAGGNPDVRIAGSGLTTKIFNFGSTLSTFPSYGGTPNATRTDRVISQGWGPLNFQGGTANADNFAVQWTGNIEVRPESGGTTQKVTFYLSSDDGGRLYIDDQLVINDPSPLHGYATRTGDRELTAGTHSIRVEYFGSTGNAGIALEYSTGTDSRRLLSVAQDGGDGREIIGGNTGRTSTTVGGQPGTVVGAQLPVTQTDGPRADNRYVADLASNTALDDTPYIAGMSGGAELFGLLNGVGRARVDFVPTTAGIDALAATQGDAAFAIVRLDVGPTGYADNYATFDTAAGVTRGYDMLLFVNLLDTESLGTPTLGVSLPGTSTFTTGLAIDGLGAFQTLSALGAGKVWATLIPDTTGITVNASAQMGEAAVTLSNAALAKNSVVYGKFVSPAAANASLDGFAALATSPDGAQIYAVDATDDAPVVIDAATLEQRQLLKEGFDGVRGLDGARDVAVSPDGGNVYVASPVDSQIAVFSRSASTGALTFVTTLDATQSGGGVTALTFDPTGQRLYAAGPEGITVFSRGVGVPASAQESEPNQNGAGDSNAANSADFARANDLMGSFVANPGSNVFVANVGGTISTATDRDVYRFEAASGDALTVDLRGAGGGGGSLQDGVLRLFDRNGTLLVLDNDSGPASDASLSYSNFAYSGSYYLVADGIAPSPFFQPTGTYTLRASLVRTDGARSRTAEIETVPAASGDVETLSAVDRALATDWRYSFAPVGAGNTATASATGVVVAATDRDVFMITAAPGDSLTLALSGTGGGGGVLADGYLRLFDDQGTFLAADDDSGPGNDSALVFSGFTRAGAVYIVADGFQANSGTYTLTATHTRAPAELPGLTVPGGASALATSPDGSLLYVATEGTDTLRVVSASSLVTLQTFTGAGVGLDGVSAIATSADDRFVYVTGRAGNSVSVFSRLGSTLTWLQTLVNGEDGVRGTVGASDVMITPDARYVLVTGRESNAIAVFERDASIGLMSFVQVVRNGVGGTAGLVAPTGLATSPTGAKIYTSTLGATGLPGGIASFDDVVLGLPVPEPVINVTTFDGIETLGVQTADGDDTIVLEQAPGAGTMNILTTGGNDLVVVQDLAPVTGVLLGAGTDEAQLRSTRASTQLVVQGEAGSDLIELDRSGAGARIEVFGGADRDTVRVAGAGLPLDATTILHGTDTDPLPYDQLVFDPGSADPAANNFDPLNPSPVAGTIRSGIRSGTTFTPTGGLVQYDTFEGVQIITAPVITITPPAAFAEGGSLRLQASVNPLGTTNSLAEPLSWDVNGDGAFGDAYGTDVTLSWSQLADLGIDDNGVYQIAARATNGDGYSAEAFGSFTMTNTLPVVTVGGASIVPAGTPLSISYSATDPGDDRIQEWRVNWGDGTPVQSYGADVVTAQHVYVTPGTYNIVVGGVDEDTVPNAVNSAPKPVTVTGEPALISTGLPYVIREGETLVLTASAPGAVNAFGWDLNGDGAADLQAGGGSGSATVAVPWSTLSGYNIRDNGVFPVTTLVLYSSGAVVVAPATTLTVLNSAPTATFAAGGPISEGGTASVQFSGAADPSSADVAAGFRYSVDFNNDGDYDDATDVRDQTEASFVIHAALRADNVTYIFRGRIADKDGGATEYLTSFVVNEVGPVLNISGADSVNEGAQYQLDLSASDPGTDTIVRWIVDWTDGVVETFDGPVQSVSHAFADDGLRNILVTAVDEDGEYHGAKSVLVHNVAPQLQAVMQSRVDEGDVARLSGTIADPGRLDSFTLTVDWGEGAPEVIALSAGATVFEVVHRYQDDRPGGTAFDAYPIAISLLDDDGGSAATTAAVVVDNVAPAITGLATSAGSVAEGDSVTISGRIDDPGVLDEHTVQIDWGDGSVVSASVDAVTRTFAAEHRYVDDDPTATPSDLYAITATIADDDLGSGTASTQVTVENRAPGLTGLQVDEIRTALTSSATLSGRLSDVGISDTHVVTVEWGDGTSSQATVDAIARTFTAQHEYRIDVVPGYRILVSATDDDTGGTSSYIDTIGYQANRAPIARDDAASVVRGSFIDIDLLTNDSDPDADPLSTLLTTVSTHGVLRHLGSGVYRYTSASGFTGTDSFTYRVSDGKAGSNVATVTVSVLDTNVAPVAVGDVVTTAEDTPLTFDPRANDTDTDLDPLTIAGMTPASHGIVSLNADGSVTYTPDQDFNGTDSFTYIVSDGRDTSDVATVTVIVTPQPDVPTVPNQQITVPEDHFTRIDLVTGATDPDGDPLTPIIGTPPVNGTLTQNPDGTFTYTPKPNFNGTDTFTFTVTDGTNTSTPATVTILVTPQPDLPTVPNQQITVPEDHFTRIDLVTGATDPDGDPLTRAPDDWHATGQRDADAESGRDVHVHTEAGLQRHRHLHLRGDGRNEHFDAGDGDDPCDAAAGSADRAEPADHGAGRPFHQDRSGDRSDGSGRRSAHAGDRHAAGQRHADAEPGRDVHVHAEAGLQRHRHLHLHGDGWDEHLDARDGDHRRDTPARSPHRHDGNGLVACSGGRGRTGHHAVRHVRS